The genomic window ATTTCCTTGttgcagatttctttttattagtgCTAATGAGACTTGTTTGAAGGGGATAATAGCCCTGTGACAGAAGCTGTACAGTGCCCAGCAGTTTCTGTTCAACATCATAACTCAAATTCTTACTGTTTCTTTGCATCATCACTATTAAcatttgttggagttttttcaTAGTATCGTTCTTTCTGATGTCCTTAGATCTGTCTTTTTCATAGTACAATTTTTCTTACAAGCCATACTAGAAAGACATTTAAGTACTGCCTGTTCAAATTAGGCAACACTGCTAAGCCCAGTGTCTATTGTGCTAAATGGAACAGTTTTCTTGATGAACAGTAACATTTAGTTGCTATGAAGACTGTTTAAGATTCTTCATTATTTGTCTCCTGAGTTATTAAAATAATAGCTAATAATAAAACGTGCCCATAAACTGTGAAGTCTTAATTTTGAGTCAGTCAAGGAGGCTTTGTAAGTAGGTTTATTTGAATTTATGGTTTCAGTGAATAGATGAAAGTTCTGTAATTTGCTGAAGCTACTTCTGCAAGATTGGGTGTTTGTAACTGTTCAGGAAAATGGAGTACCTTCCTCTCTTCTGCTATTCTGCATCTTTCCTCAGGAACTTGAGCTCTTTATTGTTATTTGTGATTACAACTGCAGCTTTCCCagtccttttctgcttttattgaTGAATCTGCGCACCTCATCGCATAGGGCTGTTGAAGAAAACAAGGTATAATAGCTGAACCACATCTTCTATTGCAAAagtcttggtttttttcctaaataggGAGTCTTCAGCCAAGTTCAGAATTTGTTTCTTTAGCAGTTAAAAAACAAGTGTTCCTTATGCTTGATTTCCCTAAACCCCTGAGATTTGGAAATAAGCTGTTGCTTGTACTGAAGTGATACTActttacttttcaaaataaaggcTACCTCttgaaaaggagggaaaagaagtCAGTTTCTGAATTgacttttactttaaaaaacccaaaccaaacaaacatatttgctttaaaaaaacaagcaaacccaaacataaaaatcaaactaaaaagCCTCAAGACCGTAATACAAAAAGccagcacccagtccctccaaGGTTCTAAGGAATGGTGATGTCTGTAGAGAAGTTGCCTGTTATCATGTGTTTCTAGTAAAAGTACTTTTTTGTTAAATTACAAGGTTCAGTACCAGGTTTGAAATGCAACAGATCACTGCATTTGTCTGTAATTTTGTTCTAGGCCTGACTTAGTACTTGAGGCAGAAGCCATATCGGAGGATCCCTCAATGGGCATCAGTAAATAAGGAATTCAAACTGTTTTCATTGAATACTCAGTATTCCAATTCTGTTTGGAATCTTAGTATTTTTCAGCTGATTTCTGGCTTATTAcaattaataacaataataataaaaaataataaaatgataaaacaacagtaataataataatataatctGTGGTCTTCCTGTTGCTTTACAATAAAAGCTGCTTGTAGCTTCAAAGACCTGCATAGTTAGAAAAAGTTCTAATAGTTGTCTCTTGGTGTAAACCAGAGAGAGAACTAAATGAGAAGTAATGATGAAAGCATTCCTTAATAAAGGTGTTAAAACTTGCAGGACCCCAGGATAAATTGTTTCTGTCTAGCTGTGTATGTTTACCAAGTTGAAGCTACTTCTTGCTACTGTGTGTGTTACTGTGCAGTCCTGAATGGATGTTTTATATTTTGTGGAAGggtttattctttttaattaagttttattGAGGGTTTTGAGGGCAACAGAGTGGAAGAGGCATAACTTTAAACACTTAAAAAAGCCCCTTGAATATAAATTACAGTTGCTGTGAGAACCTTGACTTAAAATTCTTAACTACTTAAGACTGCAGGCAACTTCGAATAGCTATGAAAACATTGGTGTTCTTGCTTGTGGTGTTGTGAGAATATTAATTGTCATTCAGTCACTTACATAACAGCTAGAGGTAGCGTGCTTAGTGCTCATCTAGCAAGTTTTTAAGCATTCAGGCTGAGTTGACAGAGTGCAAAGAGTTTGAAAGTGCCAAACATCTGTTTTCTAAACTGTAAAACTGTCCCTGATTGCAGGAGATTAAGAACTGCTGTGTGACCCTTGCAGGCATTGAGTGATgtccaatgcctgattacatGCAATGGGATCCAAGGAGCCCAGACGGTAACTCAAGCTCTAGCCTGATTGTCAGGCAGCATCTGCAGGAGTTTAGCCTGTCTAATGATGACTGTTTTAGGTGTCATCATCACATGTGAAAGAAGTGGCAGttaaaatgtgggtttttttttttttggtccacCCCCTCCTTTCCCTATCTGGGAATGTGTGGTTTTCATACCTCCCTCATTACTTGAAAGGGAGCAAGTAGGCAGTAATTAGATGTAACCATAACACTCAAATATTGCTCTCATTTTTGTAGCAGGTCACTTactttgtcttcagtgtgttCAAGCATTAGTGATGAGACTGGTCAAGTCTAGTAAAGTGCAGGGCTTTAAATTGCTTTCATGTACATCATCTAAATGCCAAggattaaaatgctttttaaaccTTCTAAATGGTATATACCAGCTAtaaaggaaaatgggaagaagTGGATCTTGTCAGCAGCTTTTAAATTTGGAATGGTACTTAAGGCTAAGATCTTGGTTTGCAAGTACAGTCTCCAACTTCTAGTGGAGCCAAAGTGACTTTAGGAGTTCTGTCAATAAAACCTGAAGGCTGGTGGGAATGTGATAACCACTGAACTTGGACTGTTTCTTacctgaattttgttttttaaaaggataGTTTAGAACTCCAGAAGTGTCTTTGTTACTAGTTTTGTAGTGATCGACAAATACTCAATTTCTGAAGTGCATCAAATTTGCTCTCATTTTCATGTTACCTGTACTCATGGTTGTTTTCATATTGGTTTAGGATTGGTGCTTTGTTGAGGCTTTGATTTCAGCCATTTTAATCTTGTatgattcatagaatcatttatgttggaaaaaacctctaacatcaagtccaaccattaacccaacattgccaagtccaccactaaactatgttcccaagtgccacatgcaCAGgtcttttgaacacttccaggaatggtgatttCACTACTTCTTTAAGTACcctattccaatgcttgacaacccttttggtgaagaaatttttcctaatatccaatctaaacctcccctggtgcaacttgaagCCATTTTTTCTGGTCTTAGCTTGTTACCTGTGGTAAGAGGCTGACctccacctcactacaacctcctcCCAGGTAGTTGTACAGAGTGATAAAATTCCCCCTGTTCCtctttctccagactaaacaaccctaATTCCCCTAGATGCTTCTCAAAAGATTTGTGCTctagacccttccccagcttcattgcccttctctgggcatGGTCCTTCAGAGTGGTTGTGTGGAAATTCATGTTAAAATATTGAGCTTTTAGTTATTGCTGTTCACATGTAGCATTTCTGCAGTTCACTGCGGCACGTTTTCAGATTGTTCTTTTCTGTTCCCATGTATTACTGATAAAAATCCTTGCAGTTTTCTCCATGACATTCCTCTGTCTTCAAGATTTCTTTTGTTAATCCTCAATCTAGTAAACATTGTGTTTTGGGAACTAAAGAATAACCCAGCATTCTCTTCCTGCACATTGAGAAAACAGATCTGACTTACTTGTGCTTTTACTTTTCAGCTGTTCACCGATGGAATCACCAATAAATTAATTGGCTGCTACGTTGGTGACATAACGGATGATGTTGTTCTGGTTCGGATCTATGGAAATAAGACCGAGCTCTTGGTGGATCGAGATGAGGAAGTGAAGAGTTTCCGTGTCCTGCAGGCCCATGGCTGTGCCCCTCAGCTGTACTGCACTTTCAATAATGGCCTGTGCTACGAGTTCATGCAGGGAGAAGCACTGGATCCAGAGCATGTGTGCAATCCAGATATTTTTAGGtaagatatttatttatttatttattttcaatttcaaCATTTCATTGTGCCTTTATGGACTTCTGTCAAGCCTAAAGGATCTCAAACATAGTTTATGAGCAGGCAAAACCTGCCCATAACGTTTTCTATTAAGTCTGCACTGAGTTAATGCTCACTCTCTTGCCAGCTCACTATGCTCTTAGTTACAGTATTTCAGTGCTGAACAAGAGATCCTTACTGTCTTCACAGAACACTCTGTATTAGAGGTGTTTATTTTGAGTATTTACCTGTTGATTGCCATTGGAGAGGTCATTTAACATGGTGGAGTTTTAGAGGGGCTGGATTTGGTTAAGGCAAGTCCTTTCAAGTCTGTTTCCAATACATTTCTTTTGTGAATAGATTCAAGAGTCTTCCATGgagacatattttttttaactatcaGCAGTGAACAGAAAGTGCTGATGTCTTAAGATTTTAGTTTTTCATGTGTGCACTGAAATGTATTTGCCTGACAATGGCAGCTAGTTTGAACCTATTCTTCTAAAGATAGGCAAGAGTAGATTGTAAATGTAGGTGAAGTATGTGTGCTGTAATGGAACTCCAATCCTTCCCCTCCCACAGATAGTGCTGCTAATGACCTCTTGTGTCCTGAAAGATGCTATCCTATGGCTGTGTTGCTCTTATTTACATCCTCTTTGAATTCCTATGCTccattttttagattttttcaattaaatgtaTTGTTGTTGTATTTCTAGGAAAAATATTATAGACTGTCAGGTATACATTGACTATAACATTAATTTAACTTCTATTTTTTAGACTCATTGCTAGACAGCTTGCTAAAATCCATACTATTCATGCACACAATGGATGGATCCCTAAATCTAATCTGTGGCTGAAGATGGGGAAATACTTCTCTCTCATACCCACAGAATTTGCAGATGAGGAAGTAAATAAAAGGTGGGTATTTCATTATGTTCTTTCCTGGCTTCCCAGTCCTTCTGGTTAAGGGATAGATGAATATCCAAGAAATAAGCTTGCATTACCATGCAGTGTTAAGTTTGTAAAATCCTGTTTTGTCATACTCTTGTATACTGAAGTAGCTGCATATATGGCAAATACGATAAAGaggttttaaattaatttggtaCACtgtgtatatgtacatacaGCTCTTGATTGGATTGGATACTTAAATAATGGtagttttctttgctctttttaaaGCACCAAGGTCAACTCACCTACTTCTTGAGGTCGTTCTCTCAACAGTCTTTAAGAGAACCATCACTCTCCAACTGAGACCTGTGTTATGGGATGAATTCTAAAATCCTGTTTCCTGGGGTTGTAGGAATACTGCTGCTTGTTAATTTTAAACTGCACCTCTTATCTGTCTTGTATGTGTTCAGCTTATAAATCTGTCCAAAACTGGGTAACGTAATAGTAAAGTTAGTTTAAGGTTATTTTGGGTTACAGGATGAGTTCTGAGTGTTATCCAGTAGAGGAAAACGTGTCCACAGGCCACTCTAGACCTGTGCTGTCATGGAGTATGAACAGTTGTATAAGTTGGATTTAAGGGTTTAATTACACTTTGGTTTTAGCATCTCAATGTAGTTCTTGAGTTGCAAATCAAACTGTGGCGTTTTTTTCTTAGGAGCttaacaaaaagagaaaatatttccaaaggGTTCTACTGTCAGTACTGGGAGATTGGGATGAGAGGAATGCAATACTGGGAAAAATGTTTAACCTAAATAAAATTTCTTGCTGTAATCTAAAGCTTGAGCAGAAGACAATGTTTCTCAGAGAGTGGAGATCCAACTTTTAAGCTAAAACTAATTTGAAAGTGTTTGTACACTGTCAAACTTCGTATCACTCAGGAAACAGATTTCAGCTTAAAAACATTCTTCATAGAACTTTGAAATCACTGCACTTGCTGCATTGTAATTAAAGAATGCTTTATcaaagttgcttttcttttacaacATAAAGTTCCtaagaaaactgagaaaatgtgAGTAGTTAACTGAAAATCTAGAAGATAAAATGGCTACCTAAATGTATTTACTGTGACTAGACTGAAAATTAATGTTAATCTTTTTGTATAGGTATATAGTACCTAGTACTTACTGTTGTGTATCCTTCTTGCAGGAAATAATGTAACATGagcaaaaagtgaaaaattcttGCGATAACACTTTTAAATCTTCAGCCCTTTAAAATGTGAAAGACTGTATTCAAGTTCTACTCCTGATTTCTGGACCACTGTGGTATTTGCATCACAGATAACCGCTCTAGGATTGTTTTCTGGGGAGGACAGAGAGGAATAATTGTCATAATTTGACTGCTAAGGGAGCGAGTACCCTGATTTGGGAGAGGGTCTGTTACACTATTTGCAACAAGAATTTAGAGAAAAGTATTTAATTACAAATGTTTGATATGGAACACACAGTACTAACTCCCAATCTTCTTATACATGAAAAGGTTTTTAAGTGACATTCCAAGTCCTCAAGTTCTTCAAGAAGAGATGGCCTGGATGAAGGAAAGACTGTCAAATTTAGGATCACCAGTGGTACTCTGTCACAATGACCTGTTGTGTAAGAATATTATTTACAACAAGAAACGAGGTAGGACTTGAACTATACAGTGAGTAGTGAGTTGGCCTTGTTTATGCTGTAACTGCATGTGCTACATCAGTGGTATTGTTTTACTGACTTGCTGCAGTGAACTCAGTTTGAGCTTTTAAGACCCAGGACAATGGTAGTGATACTTGTGCAAATACTAAGTTACTCGATTATCCTAATCCTCATCTGTGTATTACtgtacagaggaagaaaatcagtgttcattgcttttctttaatgAGCTAATGAATTTGTTAATCCCCAGCTTGCTTGTACGATTAGACTTTGAAATATGTCACTGTTGATTTTAATTCTATTCTGGTTCTATAAAGCTTTTAGGAAGACAAGAAAATCATGCCagtataaaaaataatatgaagATTGTCTCCTGCAATTTATGTTTCGTTCTGGTTTGTGACTTTGGGAATACCCTTTCATAATGAAGTATATCAGTGATATTTAATAGTACAATCAGTAGCTCAATTTATTTTATGCATTAGGTACACAGACATcttaaaagattaattttttaagtaCATTATTTAAACACTTGTAGGCAGTATGCATCTTGGCAAAGATGAATTGCTTTCTTGTTTCTGTTGTATTTAACTCATAATTCGTGTTATTAAAATGTGTAGAGCATCTGTTTAAACCCACAGTTTATTGATTCTAGTGGTTTGAGGTTCAGTTACTAAGTGAATCAATTagatattaaaacaaacaagacaAACTTGTGACACTGAAATGGCTGTTGTGCAGTAAAAAAGCACAATTTTCCTCCCATTTCAAGGAGCTGTGTTTGGTTGAGTGCCATAAATTCATCAGattactgtgttttcttttgaagtgaTGGGGACATGCTTGTTCTTATAGCTGCATTATTTGTTTATGCCAGCTGGGTAAGGTGGTTGGTGTGTAAGCCCAAGTGTGTGAGGTCCGTAACTGGAAGGAACTGAAGCCTTCTCCATCAGTTGTTATTGGTCTTGGATATATTAAACTTATGTGCCTTAAGTTgtaagggaaaatgaaaaaaactcaaGCTGGAGTTGGCTCTAAAATGAAAAGTGGCCACGTATTTTTAACACGTTTCTGCATCATATGTGCATTGGATGCATGTGAATTGAGGAAGTAAACTCCTTAAGTAATTTGTCTACAAGTTTCCCTCTGAGTAATACCACTTTTGAAGGGAATTGCTTGTACTTTTGCTTATATTGGTGTGTATACGTATCTTTACAATGCTCTTAACATAAATTTTAAGTTCTAAGAATTCAAACTTCAGTGATTTTATTTAGTTTCAGTGACAGATTATAGCTCTGCttaaagggagagggaaaagcctGGAAGGTGTACAAAAAAAATGACTTATGGTCTTACACATGTTGTGATACTGtagcaacaaaaataaatcaatttttaCCATGCAGGTTTGTTTtagttctgaaaatattttgagttttaGCATCCCACAACAGACTTGTGAggtaaaagtaatttttatagtTGCTTTTTGTAGTAGAACCATgcaacaaaaagacaaaaatcagaGGAATTCTTTAAAAGGGTTCACTGTCATGGTCAATAGGCTTGAAGTTCCTaattgaaaaacaaatgctatatgcttttctttttgtaaacagaatggaggaaaaaacaatGCCAGCAGTGCATCACTTGTGAGCAATCCTACAGTAACAAGTGTGTGAGTGTTTAGAGtttggggacagggtggggaggagggaggtaAAGTCCTTTGGCTTTAAGAAAGCTGTAAACAGATGGGGGAAAGActggaaaatatgaaataaatatattattaaaCTTATGTTTGGATATTGCACGTGTTGTAAAACTTGTGCAATCTGGGTACAGCAGGTATCGTTTTCATAGTAACCAAACCTCAGTGCCATCTGTAGAAAGAATGTTTGTCATTTGAAAGCTGTTTCATACACTGCACTTTTTACAGAGCAGTAAGTGGAAGCTGAGTTTAAGAAATTTGTATACGAATTCTGTTTACCTTTTATTGGTatccaaataattttgcaagAGCACAAAATAGACTTTAAATTGTGGTTCACTAGGAATGGCATCAAACTGTATGAAAGTAATTAACAGCTTTGGTGATGCTGTACTGACTAAATTTACTCTTCCATCTAGAAAGGCTTCTGTGAATCCAAAAGACCTTGGTGACCCTAAACTGGAAATGAGAGAGAGAATTGAACTTCTGTATTAACTAcccattttttcctttgctcctcAGTAAAATTTATGCAAAGCTGGTAGCATTGTCTAGCTTTTCAGAAGCTGGCACAAACAAAAactaatttatttgttttagcaACACTGCATTTATCTATTTTGTTTGTGAATGCTTAATTTGCCCATATCCCATGAGGGATATGTTTGTGTCCAAGCTACAGACTATCAACAGATATTAGGAATTATGTCTAATGCAGTTACAAAGAATATGGCTTGTCCCAGGGCTTTGCTTTAGGCTTGTCCTCTGCATTAAATTCATGTTAAGTTTTCTGACTTGAAAGATCATAGTTGTGCCACATACTGCTTTTAAGAAGAATCAGTCTCCCGtccttaaattttatttatgagACTGGAATAACGTGTTGAGTGCTAATTTCGTTTAATGGAGTTTCACTCATCTGATTTGAATTTGTTCCTGCTGTGGCTGAGAGAACTCTGCCTCTTGCTGTTTTGTTAATGCCCGTCCTCAGTCACTCAGGATATGAAAATCTGCAAGTGTTATTTTACAGTACTTATAATTATCACTGTTGTCTACTCTTTGAAGGATATAGATCAGAGCTTCATGTTGCTTTTAATTACAATTTTGACATCAAGAATACGCAAATTATGGTTAATCCTGGTAGTGCCTATTTAAAGACCTTATGTTCTGGTGCTCCCgagttttttattaattaattaattttttacctTGACCTGTGAATTTCCAAAAATACCTGATGTTTTAAGTGTATTCAAATACTTGCTATTCAACAAGATCAAGTATCAGAGTTCTTTTGTCTGTTTCTGTATGTGCTCTTTTTGAATGTATGAAAATCACCTGGCAGGAAGTTAAGTGTGTAGGTAGATggctggttttgttctgtttattcCCTCTGCCTACCCAATGTTTTCTATGATCTTTAGTAGGAGTCTGTGGGTGCTCAGTGCTTCTGAAGACTGAGGTATGTTTAAGGCTTCTGGTTTTGATCTAAAAacctgggggtttttttgcagagcTCTACGGGGTATTTATAGCTAAAATTCTTCTTTGGGTATATGACCTGTTTGTGAATTGTCAAGTATGTTCATAGCACAGATCATTGTCTTTGTAGCTGTCTTTTAGGGACTCTGGCTCACCTGATGAGCAGGATGGGATGGAACTCAGGATACATCATTCAGCTGTGGTACCTACAGCCAGGATTGCACATTGGAAGTGCTTACCCTTATTAAACCATtaaaagggaagagcagctaGAAGGAGAGGTGACATCATGCTCCTACCTGTCAGTACCTTGAGGAGATCTTGCAGATGCTCTGTTGAGTACTACTTGATCTCtttaaaatttgatttctgGTATATGGAAAACAACATGTATTCCATTTTGTatctttctgtggtttttttagaGTATGTTGCATGTTGTCTGCCCTAGGAGATCCCTGGAAGAAAGGAATGTGTTTCAACATGCCGTATTCAACACTCTTGATGTGTGTCTTCTTGTCCATAACAGTAGCTtctccagagaggtggtagagcTTATTTTTAAATCGTGTCTCACTGCAGTGAAGCACAGTTGCACTTAGACGACTGGCTCATGTTGCCCTGCCCACTCCCAGGGATATACAAATTCTTGGTACTTATTAGAAACCTCAAAACAAAAGCTACCTGCTACCACTAAAGAAAGCTGTATCTTTTAGAATTGGCTTTCTCATATGAGCTGCAGTAAACCTTAAATGTAACTTCTAGTACTCTGGTTATTCAAACAATTAATGAAAactttcttctgcttcctctAAGACAAGGTAGCTGGTACGTTGCATGCATTGTGCATTTATGAAGCAGCAAACTTTAaagtttttgctttctttcGGTTTCACAGAAAGAACTGTGCATCTTTATTTTGAGCCTTCGTGCAAAAATTAGCTTTAAGGTTGAGTTCCATAGTAGCTTGAGTCTGAAAGGGATCAGTGTAAATGCAAGACTTTTTCCCTTTGAACTTTTGTCTTATGAAATGTGAGTTTGCCAGATTTTCTTCACCTGCTTCCAACTGGGTATGCCTTTATTGCTGCCTTAACAAATGTTTGAGGGGGCTGGAGGGGTTCAGCAAATCACTTGTGTAGCGGAATATAAACCAGGATTGGGCTGTGTGTTTTGACTGGCTGGTAACTTAGAGGTGTGTCTTTTCAAAAATAGCAAGAAAGAACCAGTGGGAACAGGAAATGTATGAATCTGCCAGTAAGGCTGTGGCAGAAGTTCATCTGTGGCAATATTACAAGATcttggctgcagctgctgttaaATTTGTCCCTTCAAAGTTCTACAgaactttaatttttcattgcCAACAGAATGTTCTGGAAGGAGCCTGTCACTTTGCAGCCCTGCTGGTTTGTTAGAGCCTAAAAGGTCTAATCTCATAACTTTGGTAAGCAATCCTTGCTTTCAGAGGAAGTAAGGGTAAACTCTGACTTGGAGGATTGTGATTTTGTTAGTGTTGTGGAGTTTAATTTTCATTGTAAGTGCTCAGTCAAGAAGATTTATCCATCTGCAAAACATCAATGTATTAGTATTTTGAATGCAATAAAGATGAACTGCACAGGAAGGAACACTTATAACAAAGTTCTTCTGTGCTAACTTGATCAGGGCATTGGTGAAACTGCTGTATTTGAGAGGTACAATATTGCTGAATCTTAAGGAGGCAGTATTCTAGGCACTTAAAATCCTTAGTCTAGGAAATATGTTTATAAAATACTTAACTTTAACATTgttcttgattattttttaaacctgaTAACATTAGTATCTATAAGATGTTTGAAGTCATGTTAAGAAGATTGTTCATTTTAATAGAAGGaatgtttttcttaattaattGTGTCATCAAAAGAATGGGTATAGAGAGGGAGAAGGGCGAAAATCAAACATTTCAGCATAGCAGTGAGAAATGtaagattttactttttaatgttcTGGTGCAAAGTTCTTATGCCAACCAGTTGGTTCCTTTTCTGATATTTTAGTAATGTTGTGAGTTTCCCTTAAAATACAATAGCTCTGCTTTTACTGAATCCATCATGTTAGTATTTTGACTGTTTTATGTGCTGTAGAAATTAAGTGAAGCATTTCCCCCGGTTTTACTACAGATAAACATAATCTGGCAACATTtggggctgtgttttgctgctttatCAGCCCTTGTTTACATAACATTGCTTTGTTTGTTAGTTTTGAGGACTTGAGGATTGTCCAACAGTTTTCTGAGACCAGTTTAAgacagataaaaaaagaaataattaagaaTAGTCTTGCTTTGCAAGTGTGGTTGGAGGAAGTAGGAAATATCAATGTGTTAGAGGAGATATCAGCATGTTGCAACGTGTTAGTCCACTGTGGTTTCACATTTGTGTGAGAATAAACAggactgttatttttttttaagttaggGGAAAATGGATCTGCTATTtctatataaaatttaaatacagtCTGCTGCTGTTCTTCTTATTTTGAGGGTAAGGGGTGCCCTCGTGTGGTAGAAGTTAAAATTGAAATTCTCGTATTTAGAATTTAAACCTAGAGAGTTGAAAGCTTTAATTATTTAAGAGCTTTCTTGAATGAATATTTAGGGAAATCTCATATCGTAAAAATCACAGCCTTACCCTGAGTGTCTGGGTGCACACAACTGGGCACGAGAATGATGGGtgtgtgttttgattttgtttttcctcaaaatCTTCAAAGGACACCAAAGGATTAGGGCTGTGACTTCACTTGATCTGAACTTTGatgttgctgctgttgtctCTCATATAGGTGATGTGCAGTTCATAGACTATGAGTACTCTGGATACAACTACCTGGCTTATGACATTGGAAATCACTTCAATGAATTTGCAGGTAAGAATTGGATTTCTGAGGTAAGGCTTGACTGGCTTTAtgaaggaaaaaccccaacGAACTAATTCTTGCACATTGCGTGTTTATCTAAATACATGTTAAAACTGTCAGCTTGTGGTATCAGAATATGTTGATGTCTCATTTTGCAGGCCAGTTATGCCCTTCCTTTGCAGCTCTGCTAAGCCAGAAATGGGACCGTCATGTCCTGAGTTCTGGTAGAATTAGATAAATACAGAAACCACAGCTTTCAGTGTCCTACTGTGAAGTGACACAGCAGAGACAGCCCACTGTAATGAAATACTGTGGATGCCATGATGTAGGTACATACTGAGAATACTCTGTTGGTTCCATGGTGCCAAAAGGCAGGATTGTCTCTTTTTATGTTGGTTTGAATATGTGTGCTAAGTACTTGCCCTATcctaaaattagaaataaatctgGGACTCTGACATAGGAAAATGGTGGGATTTTAGCAATAAGGTGTTGATAGGTTCATTTATTAACTAGTTCAAATTTTCTCAGGGAACGCCTGTTCCACTTACTCCATAGGAAAGAAATAACGTCATGTGTATGCTGTGGTGTTTCAGAGCATGGGGCAGCAGGGAAAACCTACATAATGATTAGTGTAGATGGAAAGCACAGTGTGGTGAAATTAGGAGAATTAATCTACCAGTTGTTTCACAATGTGAAGTTTAGataacctaaaaaaaaatcaaggtgtACACTTGGTAATTTAAGTTGTATAACTGGTGATTTAAAGTGAGTTAAATTCTTTTGCAAAATATAATTGAGagtgtttgatttcttt from Pithys albifrons albifrons isolate INPA30051 chromosome 3, PitAlb_v1, whole genome shotgun sequence includes these protein-coding regions:
- the ETNK1 gene encoding ethanolamine kinase 1, whose protein sequence is MSNYIHVPPGSPEVPKLDITVSEQEGPGYRQGALELLRRLRPHWRPEEVTLQLFTDGITNKLIGCYVGDITDDVVLVRIYGNKTELLVDRDEEVKSFRVLQAHGCAPQLYCTFNNGLCYEFMQGEALDPEHVCNPDIFRLIARQLAKIHTIHAHNGWIPKSNLWLKMGKYFSLIPTEFADEEVNKRFLSDIPSPQVLQEEMAWMKERLSNLGSPVVLCHNDLLCKNIIYNKKRGDVQFIDYEYSGYNYLAYDIGNHFNEFAGVNEVDYNLYPNRKLQEQWLRSYLEAYKEYKGFGTEVSEKEVEVLYVQVNQFALASHFFWGLWALIQAKYSTIDFDFLGYAIVRFNQYFKMKLEVMTLTLPE